A genomic segment from Polyangium mundeleinium encodes:
- a CDS encoding amidase has product MSFKEYDDHDALGLAALVKKGEVSPAELLEEAITRAERVNGRLNAIVIGMHVIARERARGELPDGPFRGVPFLMKDMATAYAGVPLQAASRLFRGNVPAHHAELTERFLRAGLVVFGKTNSPEFGILPTTEPELYGPTHNPWRLGYSPGGSSGGAAAAIAAGIVPMAHGGDGGGSIRIPASCCGLFGFKPTRARNPVGPDVSESFYGFAAEHVLSRTVRDSAAALDATAGPEATAMYHAPAPYQGFLAALDTPPEKLRIAFTSDPLLHGAEPHPDNRRAVEETAKLLEKLGHHVEPARPSFEARDFAKGFFLHFSALVASEIRAAEAFLGRPAKREDVERTTWLLNLVGRSTDAGTFVYYRRKLFEVQRAIAGFFQDYDVLLTPTIGRPPVPHGTLLAKGLEEGMQELVARLDRPELLRLPRLLDMAVDRAYAFSPFTPVFNVTGQPSASVPLHWNADGLPIGTMLTARFGEDARLFRLCAQIEEVQSFRARRAPVHAAASAGLA; this is encoded by the coding sequence GTGAGCTTCAAGGAGTACGACGACCACGACGCCCTGGGCCTCGCCGCGCTCGTGAAAAAGGGCGAGGTGAGCCCCGCCGAGCTGCTCGAGGAGGCGATCACGCGCGCCGAACGCGTGAACGGGCGGCTCAACGCGATCGTGATCGGCATGCACGTCATCGCGCGCGAGCGGGCGCGCGGCGAGCTGCCCGACGGCCCCTTCCGCGGCGTGCCTTTTCTCATGAAGGACATGGCCACGGCGTATGCCGGCGTGCCGCTCCAGGCCGCGAGCCGCCTCTTTCGGGGCAACGTCCCGGCCCACCACGCCGAGCTCACCGAGCGGTTCCTGCGCGCCGGCCTCGTCGTATTCGGCAAGACGAACTCCCCCGAGTTCGGCATCCTGCCGACGACGGAGCCCGAGCTTTATGGCCCCACGCACAACCCCTGGCGCCTCGGCTACTCGCCGGGCGGATCGAGCGGCGGCGCGGCGGCGGCGATCGCGGCGGGGATCGTGCCCATGGCGCACGGCGGCGACGGCGGCGGCTCGATTCGCATCCCGGCCTCGTGTTGTGGCCTCTTCGGCTTCAAGCCCACGCGCGCACGAAACCCCGTCGGCCCCGACGTGAGCGAGAGTTTTTACGGGTTCGCCGCCGAGCACGTCCTCTCCCGCACCGTGCGCGACAGCGCGGCCGCGCTCGACGCGACGGCCGGGCCCGAGGCGACCGCGATGTACCACGCGCCCGCGCCGTACCAGGGGTTTCTGGCCGCGCTCGATACGCCGCCCGAAAAACTCCGGATTGCGTTCACGAGTGATCCGCTCCTCCACGGCGCCGAGCCCCACCCGGACAACCGGCGCGCCGTCGAGGAGACGGCAAAGCTCCTCGAAAAGCTCGGCCATCACGTGGAGCCGGCGCGGCCGAGCTTCGAAGCGCGCGATTTCGCGAAGGGGTTTTTCCTGCATTTCAGCGCGCTCGTCGCTTCCGAGATCCGCGCGGCGGAGGCCTTCCTCGGCCGTCCGGCGAAGCGCGAGGACGTCGAGCGGACGACGTGGCTCCTGAACCTCGTCGGCCGGAGCACGGACGCGGGGACGTTCGTGTATTACCGGCGCAAGCTCTTCGAGGTGCAGCGCGCGATCGCCGGGTTTTTCCAGGATTACGATGTCCTGCTCACGCCGACGATCGGCAGGCCGCCCGTGCCCCACGGGACGCTGCTCGCGAAGGGCCTCGAGGAGGGCATGCAGGAGCTCGTGGCGCGGCTCGATCGCCCCGAGCTCCTGCGGCTGCCGCGCCTGCTCGACATGGCCGTGGACCGGGCGTATGCGTTTTCCCCGTTCACGCCGGTCTTCAACGTGACGGGCCAGCCTTCGGCGAGCGTGCCGCTCCACTGGAATGCCGACGGTTTGCCCATCGGGACCATGCTCACGGCGCGCTTCGGCGAGGACGCGCGTCTCTTCCGGCTCTGCGCGCAAATCGAGGAGGTCCAGTCCTTCCGGGCGCGGCGGGCGCCCGTGCACGCCGCCGCGTCCGCGGGTTTGGCGTGA
- a CDS encoding c-type cytochrome — translation MVLSRRYRPFLLLLALAAPGALAACKSKPAPPRDVAGGDAERGREAIKKYACGACHLIPGVEGAIGKESHPLFGFANRGDIAHVAPNTPDNLIRWIRRPTDLDPRTKMPTLGVSEQEAKDIAAYLYTLNGE, via the coding sequence GTGGTTTTGTCACGACGGTATCGGCCTTTCCTGCTCCTCCTCGCGCTCGCCGCGCCCGGGGCGCTCGCCGCGTGCAAGTCGAAGCCGGCGCCGCCGCGCGACGTGGCCGGCGGAGACGCGGAGCGGGGGCGCGAGGCGATCAAGAAGTACGCGTGTGGCGCCTGCCACCTCATCCCGGGCGTCGAAGGGGCGATCGGCAAGGAGTCGCATCCGCTGTTCGGCTTCGCGAACCGGGGCGACATCGCGCACGTCGCGCCCAACACGCCCGACAACCTCATCCGGTGGATCCGGCGCCCGACGGACCTCGATCCACGCACGAAGATGCCGACCCTCGGCGTGAGCGAGCAGGAAGCGAAGGACATCGCGGCCTACCTCTACACGCTGAACGGCGAGTGA
- a CDS encoding DUF779 domain-containing protein: MEATAPPRVTATEAAIGLIRRLVVRHGPLMFHQSGGCCDGSAPMCYPRGEFKVGERDVLLGEIEGCPVYIGGAQFELWKHTQLVIDAVPGRGAGFSIESPEGMRFLTRSNVFGEGELCALDAVGVRRGPQG; the protein is encoded by the coding sequence ATGGAAGCCACGGCCCCGCCGCGCGTCACGGCCACGGAGGCGGCCATTGGCCTCATCCGGCGGCTCGTGGTGCGCCACGGCCCGCTCATGTTCCACCAATCGGGGGGCTGCTGCGATGGCAGCGCCCCGATGTGTTACCCGCGTGGTGAGTTCAAGGTGGGCGAGCGGGACGTGTTGCTCGGCGAGATCGAGGGCTGCCCCGTGTACATCGGCGGCGCGCAGTTCGAGCTGTGGAAACACACGCAGCTCGTGATTGACGCCGTCCCGGGCCGCGGGGCCGGCTTCTCGATCGAGTCGCCCGAGGGCATGCGATTCCTCACGCGATCGAATGTCTTTGGCGAGGGCGAGCTCTGCGCGCTCGACGCCGTCGGCGTCAGGCGCGGCCCGCAAGGCTGA
- a CDS encoding DUF3634 family protein, with the protein MAWLVALGLVAFVVVVIVSVERTRRLLVVEAQGGRVARLSGRAPAELAADIEDVLGRSRATGTIVLRLQGGRVVVHTEKGIDETTAQRLRNVVGRFPVARLRTARRVERGATR; encoded by the coding sequence GTGGCTTGGCTCGTCGCCCTGGGGCTCGTCGCGTTCGTCGTGGTCGTGATCGTCTCGGTCGAGCGCACGCGCCGGCTGCTCGTCGTCGAGGCACAAGGGGGAAGGGTCGCGCGGCTCTCGGGCCGGGCGCCGGCGGAGCTCGCCGCCGACATCGAGGACGTCCTCGGTCGATCCCGGGCGACCGGGACGATCGTGCTACGGCTTCAGGGCGGACGTGTTGTGGTGCACACTGAAAAAGGGATCGACGAGACCACGGCGCAGCGGCTCCGCAACGTGGTCGGACGTTTCCCCGTCGCCCGCCTGCGCACAGCGCGGCGCGTCGAGCGTGGCGCGACGAGGTAG
- a CDS encoding DNA methyltransferase produces the protein MTGAPERVEETISAAERRQLGVHYTNEAFILRTIRPLFLDALEASLAAARTAAALHAFVERLLGLRFLDPSCGAGNFLVVAYREIRRLEIAALVRLRARGTNQPRRVRLDQFCGIEIDARAANAARLALRREAEAAERKAHRPKFVGPRDETPRITVANALRIDWNDVLPAERAPFVFGNPPFVGMAWMSPEQQEDRRLAFEPLDTRGIHAGRLDYAAAFIARAITYGASHPVRCAFVTTNSLTQGEQARSLGPLLRRCGVRLDFAHRTFHWASASKGKANVHVVVLGFSRGDAGPRRIFDYPDPRGEPVERAAANINVYLADGPDVVPRKRKTPLGAGYPAGTKGSQPTDGGHLVVEPADHAAVMADPVARRYVRRYLQASAFLWDEPRHCLWLEGVRPEELEASPILQRRIEAIRRLRLASRTPSVRDLADKPWLFTQIRQPSVRYLVLPEVSSENRRVIPAAFLDPEVIAGNKLITFPGADDWLFGLLQSSMFMAWVRAVAGRMKSDISIAPHLTYCTFPFPEPDAEGRRRVEEAARAVLDARKTFPGKSLGELYDPRGMPKELARAHDGLDRAVEVLFEGGTPMRTEADRLRALFERYAALSLAGRA, from the coding sequence GTGACCGGAGCGCCCGAGCGCGTGGAGGAGACGATCAGCGCCGCCGAGCGCCGGCAGCTCGGCGTCCATTACACGAACGAGGCGTTCATCCTCCGCACGATCCGGCCGCTTTTCCTCGACGCGCTCGAAGCCTCGCTCGCCGCGGCGCGTACGGCCGCCGCGCTTCACGCGTTCGTCGAACGGCTCCTCGGCCTGCGTTTCCTCGATCCCTCGTGCGGCGCGGGAAATTTTCTCGTGGTTGCATACCGAGAAATACGCAGGCTCGAAATCGCGGCCCTCGTTCGCCTCCGCGCCCGGGGCACGAACCAGCCACGCCGGGTGCGGCTCGACCAGTTTTGCGGGATCGAGATCGACGCGCGCGCCGCGAACGCCGCGCGGCTCGCCCTGCGACGGGAAGCCGAGGCCGCGGAGCGCAAAGCGCACCGCCCCAAATTCGTGGGCCCGCGCGACGAAACGCCGCGCATCACGGTCGCCAATGCGCTGCGCATCGACTGGAACGACGTGTTGCCCGCCGAGCGCGCGCCGTTCGTCTTCGGAAACCCGCCATTCGTGGGCATGGCCTGGATGAGCCCCGAACAGCAGGAGGATCGCCGCCTTGCATTCGAACCACTCGACACGCGCGGGATCCACGCCGGCAGGCTCGATTATGCCGCGGCCTTCATCGCCCGCGCGATCACGTATGGCGCGAGCCACCCCGTCCGATGCGCGTTCGTCACCACGAACTCCCTGACCCAGGGCGAGCAGGCGCGGAGCCTCGGCCCGCTGCTCCGCCGGTGCGGGGTTCGGCTCGATTTCGCGCATCGGACGTTTCACTGGGCGAGCGCGTCGAAAGGGAAAGCCAACGTGCACGTGGTGGTGCTCGGGTTTTCCCGCGGGGACGCGGGGCCGCGCCGGATCTTCGATTACCCCGATCCGCGGGGCGAACCCGTGGAGCGGGCGGCGGCGAACATCAACGTGTATCTCGCCGACGGGCCGGACGTCGTGCCGCGGAAACGAAAAACCCCGCTCGGCGCCGGTTACCCTGCGGGCACGAAAGGCAGCCAGCCGACCGACGGCGGCCACCTCGTCGTCGAGCCCGCGGATCACGCCGCGGTGATGGCCGATCCCGTGGCCCGGCGTTACGTGCGGCGGTATCTCCAGGCGTCGGCGTTTCTCTGGGACGAGCCGCGCCATTGCCTCTGGCTCGAAGGCGTGCGCCCCGAGGAACTCGAGGCCTCCCCCATTCTGCAACGGCGTATCGAGGCGATTCGCCGTCTGCGCCTCGCGTCGCGCACGCCGTCCGTGCGGGATCTCGCGGACAAGCCGTGGCTGTTCACGCAGATCCGGCAGCCCTCCGTTCGTTACCTCGTGCTCCCGGAGGTCTCGTCCGAGAACCGCCGCGTGATCCCCGCAGCGTTCCTCGATCCGGAGGTGATCGCCGGCAACAAGCTCATCACGTTCCCGGGCGCGGACGACTGGCTCTTCGGGCTGCTGCAATCGAGCATGTTCATGGCCTGGGTGCGCGCCGTGGCCGGGCGCATGAAGAGCGACATCAGCATCGCGCCGCACCTCACGTATTGCACGTTCCCCTTCCCCGAACCCGACGCCGAAGGCCGCCGCCGCGTGGAGGAGGCGGCCCGCGCCGTGCTCGATGCGAGAAAGACGTTCCCGGGCAAGAGCCTGGGCGAGCTGTACGATCCGCGGGGAATGCCGAAGGAGCTGGCGAGGGCCCACGATGGGCTCGACAGGGCCGTGGAGGTGCTTTTCGAGGGGGGAACACCGATGCGCACGGAGGCGGACCGGCTGCGAGCGCTCTTCGAACGGTATGCCGCGCTCAGCCTTGCGGGCCGCGCCTGA
- a CDS encoding GNAT family N-acetyltransferase, producing MVSFTPFPTLETPHLVLRELVPADAEAIFRIQSNPEVVRYFGRPAHGTLAETEKLLGIVFESQRDVTGIRWGLSLKDSGELTGTCGFWRWNKPHRYAEVGYELAPAFWGRGLMVEALRPILRYGFTEMELHRVEAIIDPDNHASQRVLEKLGFKRDALMRENWFYNGKFTDSAIYGLLEQEFLNEVR from the coding sequence ATGGTCTCGTTCACCCCGTTCCCGACGCTCGAAACACCCCACCTCGTCCTGCGTGAGCTCGTCCCGGCCGACGCAGAGGCGATCTTCCGCATCCAGTCGAACCCCGAGGTGGTCCGGTACTTCGGCCGACCTGCACACGGAACCCTCGCCGAAACCGAGAAGCTCCTCGGCATCGTGTTCGAATCGCAACGTGACGTCACGGGCATCCGGTGGGGCCTCTCGCTCAAGGACAGCGGCGAGCTCACCGGGACGTGCGGGTTCTGGCGCTGGAACAAGCCGCACCGCTACGCGGAGGTCGGCTACGAGCTCGCGCCCGCGTTCTGGGGCCGCGGCCTCATGGTCGAGGCGCTCCGGCCCATCCTCCGCTACGGCTTCACGGAAATGGAGCTGCACCGGGTCGAAGCGATCATCGACCCGGACAACCACGCCTCGCAACGCGTCCTGGAGAAGCTCGGCTTCAAGCGCGACGCCCTCATGCGCGAGAACTGGTTCTACAACGGCAAGTTCACGGACTCGGCCATCTACGGGCTGCTGGAGCAGGAGTTTCTGAACGAGGTGCGCTAG
- the adh gene encoding aldehyde dehydrogenase — protein MVYVPPNQEGSKVSFKSRYGNYIGGEWVAPVKGEHFEDISPVTGRPFCEIPRSSAEDIDKALDAAHAARAAWGRTSPTDRANILNKIADRMEQNLEKLAVAETWDNGKPVRETLAADLPLAIDHFRYFAGCIRGSEGTIGQIDDTTVAYHFPEPLGVIGQIIPWNFPLLMAAWKLAPALAAGNCVVLKPAEQTPASILLWAELVGDLLPPGVVNIVNGFGFEAGKPLASSPRIAKIAFTGETTTGRLIMQYASENLIPVTLELGGKSPNVFFEDVFAQNDDFADKALEGFAMFALNQGEVCTCPSRALVAEKIYRQFIERAVERTKKIKQGNPLDPTTMIGAQASSDQLEKILSYIDIGKKEGAKCLLGGERVRLGGDLENGYYVAPTIFEGTNRMRIFQEEIFGPVVSVTSFKDEAEALAVANDTLYGLGAGVWTRDINTAYRMGRAIQAGRVWTNCYHLYPAHAAFGGYKQSGIGRETHKMMLSHYQQTKNLLVSYSPKALGFF, from the coding sequence ATGGTGTACGTGCCGCCCAACCAAGAAGGCTCGAAGGTCTCGTTCAAGTCCCGCTATGGGAACTACATCGGCGGCGAGTGGGTCGCCCCGGTGAAGGGGGAGCATTTCGAGGACATCTCCCCCGTGACCGGCCGGCCTTTCTGCGAGATCCCGCGCTCCTCCGCGGAGGACATCGACAAGGCGCTCGACGCCGCGCACGCCGCGCGTGCCGCCTGGGGTCGCACCTCGCCGACGGATCGCGCGAACATCCTGAACAAGATCGCCGACCGGATGGAGCAGAACCTCGAAAAGCTCGCGGTCGCGGAGACGTGGGACAACGGCAAGCCCGTGCGCGAGACGCTCGCGGCCGACCTGCCGCTCGCCATCGACCATTTCCGTTATTTCGCAGGCTGTATTCGTGGCTCGGAGGGCACGATCGGCCAGATCGACGATACCACCGTCGCCTACCATTTCCCCGAGCCGCTCGGCGTCATCGGCCAGATCATCCCCTGGAACTTCCCGCTGCTCATGGCCGCGTGGAAGCTCGCGCCCGCGCTCGCCGCCGGCAACTGCGTCGTCCTCAAGCCCGCCGAGCAGACGCCGGCCTCGATTCTGCTCTGGGCCGAGCTCGTCGGCGACCTCCTGCCGCCCGGCGTCGTCAACATCGTGAACGGCTTCGGCTTCGAGGCCGGCAAGCCCCTCGCGTCGAGCCCGCGCATCGCGAAGATCGCTTTCACCGGCGAGACCACGACGGGCCGCCTCATCATGCAATATGCCTCGGAGAACCTGATTCCGGTCACGCTGGAGCTCGGCGGCAAGTCGCCGAACGTGTTTTTCGAGGACGTCTTCGCGCAGAACGACGATTTCGCCGACAAGGCGCTCGAAGGGTTCGCCATGTTCGCGCTGAACCAGGGCGAGGTCTGCACCTGCCCGTCGCGCGCGCTCGTGGCCGAGAAGATTTACCGCCAGTTCATCGAGCGGGCCGTCGAGCGGACGAAGAAGATCAAGCAGGGCAACCCGCTCGATCCGACGACGATGATCGGCGCGCAGGCGTCGAGTGATCAGCTCGAGAAGATCCTCTCCTACATCGACATCGGCAAGAAGGAGGGCGCGAAGTGCCTCCTCGGCGGCGAGCGCGTGCGGCTCGGCGGCGATCTCGAGAATGGATATTACGTCGCGCCGACGATCTTCGAGGGCACGAACCGGATGCGCATCTTCCAGGAGGAGATCTTCGGGCCGGTCGTGAGCGTGACGTCGTTCAAGGACGAGGCCGAGGCGCTCGCGGTCGCGAACGACACGCTTTATGGTCTCGGCGCCGGCGTGTGGACGCGCGACATCAACACGGCGTATCGCATGGGCCGCGCGATCCAGGCGGGCCGCGTGTGGACGAACTGCTACCACCTCTATCCGGCGCACGCCGCATTCGGTGGCTACAAGCAGTCGGGCATCGGGCGCGAGACGCACAAGATGATGCTCTCGCATTACCAGCAGACGAAGAACCTGCTCGTCAGCTATAGCCCGAAGGCGCTGGGGTTCTTCTGA
- a CDS encoding MFS transporter produces the protein MFDLLRRRPAFRRLWAAGTISLVGDWLAFVAVSRLALDHGGGALALVGVFAAHSLPHACLSPIAGFVADRFDRQRLLVGIPLVQAAFTIAMAVAAARGELAALQALVLVRSAFTAFMVPAETAALRHTVEPPELLRANAIVSGTWSITFVAGMALGGWLAALGPVPAILVDSLSFFLAAALASGLPSLKPEGAGAPQATGVWGLVRAVPRDLWAALGHARARPALFRAVFSKVPAALAGGMGWVTLNLVADQAAPFGAAALSLGILQSVRGAGTGLGPLGISLLTRGRDPGRGLEHAATLTTFAGIVAFSLVQPWPALLLVAVLVWGMGGGSNWVLTSASLQRLAPDAMIGRLSSIDDLTTTTTMVVGALIAAFLYQASFSVQAIGAMGAGAGLVVWIALSLRRTEAPLSLEKTALERG, from the coding sequence ATGTTCGACCTGCTCCGTCGCCGCCCTGCGTTCCGTCGCCTTTGGGCGGCTGGGACCATCTCGCTCGTCGGCGACTGGCTCGCGTTCGTCGCCGTGAGCCGGCTGGCGCTGGACCACGGCGGGGGCGCGCTCGCGCTCGTGGGTGTCTTTGCGGCGCATTCGCTCCCGCATGCGTGCCTGTCGCCCATCGCGGGGTTCGTCGCCGACCGGTTCGACCGGCAGCGCTTGCTCGTCGGCATCCCGCTCGTCCAGGCCGCCTTCACGATCGCCATGGCGGTCGCGGCCGCACGGGGCGAGCTCGCGGCGCTGCAGGCGCTCGTGCTCGTGCGATCCGCGTTCACGGCCTTCATGGTCCCGGCCGAGACGGCGGCGCTCCGGCACACGGTCGAGCCGCCGGAGCTCCTCCGGGCGAACGCCATCGTCTCGGGGACGTGGAGCATCACGTTCGTCGCGGGCATGGCGCTTGGCGGATGGCTCGCCGCGCTCGGGCCCGTGCCCGCGATCCTCGTGGACAGCCTCTCGTTTTTCCTCGCCGCGGCGCTCGCCTCGGGGCTGCCTTCCTTGAAGCCCGAGGGGGCCGGGGCGCCGCAGGCCACCGGCGTCTGGGGACTCGTCCGGGCGGTGCCGCGGGATCTCTGGGCTGCGCTCGGGCATGCACGCGCGCGGCCGGCGCTCTTCCGGGCCGTCTTCTCGAAGGTGCCCGCGGCGCTCGCGGGGGGCATGGGCTGGGTCACGCTGAACCTCGTCGCGGATCAGGCGGCGCCGTTCGGCGCGGCGGCCCTTTCGCTCGGCATCTTGCAATCCGTGCGAGGGGCGGGGACGGGGCTCGGCCCGCTCGGCATCTCGCTCCTCACGCGCGGCCGCGATCCGGGGCGGGGGCTCGAGCACGCGGCGACGCTCACCACGTTTGCGGGCATCGTCGCCTTTTCGCTGGTGCAGCCCTGGCCTGCGCTCTTGCTCGTGGCCGTGCTCGTGTGGGGGATGGGCGGCGGGAGCAACTGGGTGCTCACGAGCGCCTCCCTCCAGCGCCTCGCGCCCGACGCGATGATCGGCCGGCTTTCGAGCATCGACGATCTCACGACCACCACGACGATGGTGGTGGGCGCGCTGATCGCGGCGTTCCTGTACCAGGCCTCCTTCTCGGTCCAGGCGATCGGGGCGATGGGGGCGGGGGCGGGGCTCGTCGTCTGGATCGCACTCTCGCTCCGGCGGACGGAGGCCCCGCTTTCCCTGGAAAAAACCGCCCTCGAGCGGGGATGA
- a CDS encoding serine/threonine-protein kinase has product MDSAPLSIASQIARQRVGRVLLDKWRLDSVLGTGGFGAVYAATHRTGKRVAIKIIHPELNAIADARSRFLREAYAVNAVTHPGMVSILDDDVDEDGCVFLVMELLDGETLEARRLRSGGSLDFEDVLSMADPILDVLAAAHEKGVVHRDLKPENVFLLRTGQIKMLDFGVAKLREAPRGKALTVNGIVIGTPAFMPPEQARGQWELVDERSDLYAVGATLFTLLTGQLVHGNLTPQESLVAAVTTPAPSFATVSPGAPRALVALLDRALAFDRKDRFQTAREMQAAVREVYHELTGSLTSTAPHEARSVPSTDEDETTQTGSDDEPTAVLSRMPHLALGRRLPSTTALSPKLVSPDSEPTIVGAPPSMTLKRSVSGLVGPESRGQRLASIFDSADFGDQAAISEEIAKATAELNASAAAAAAQKKKTEEAAAGPEPEEATIRNVKQEPGKPADLNQARAADPSRTWIYVVLVVLLVGALVGFALLRVKPRRAAAPSGLGAAIRAEACYAGAWLGSSPWGSSRSSWS; this is encoded by the coding sequence ATGGACAGCGCCCCCCTGAGCATCGCGTCCCAGATCGCGCGACAGCGCGTGGGACGCGTGCTTCTGGACAAGTGGCGCCTCGACAGCGTGCTCGGGACGGGCGGGTTCGGCGCGGTGTACGCCGCGACCCACCGCACGGGCAAACGCGTCGCCATCAAGATCATCCACCCCGAGCTCAACGCGATCGCCGACGCGCGCAGCCGCTTCCTGCGCGAGGCCTACGCCGTCAACGCCGTGACCCACCCGGGCATGGTCTCGATCCTCGACGACGACGTCGACGAGGACGGCTGCGTCTTCCTCGTCATGGAGCTGCTCGACGGCGAGACGCTCGAAGCGCGCCGCCTTCGAAGCGGCGGCAGCCTCGACTTCGAGGACGTCCTCTCCATGGCCGATCCGATCCTCGACGTGCTCGCCGCGGCCCACGAGAAGGGCGTCGTGCACCGCGATCTCAAGCCCGAGAACGTCTTCCTCCTCCGCACCGGCCAGATCAAGATGCTCGATTTCGGCGTGGCCAAGCTCCGCGAGGCGCCCCGCGGCAAGGCGTTGACGGTGAACGGCATCGTCATCGGCACGCCCGCCTTCATGCCGCCCGAGCAGGCCCGCGGACAGTGGGAGCTCGTCGACGAGCGCTCCGATCTCTACGCGGTCGGCGCGACCCTGTTCACCTTGCTCACGGGGCAGCTCGTCCACGGCAACCTCACGCCCCAGGAGTCCCTCGTCGCCGCCGTGACGACGCCCGCGCCCTCGTTCGCGACGGTCTCGCCCGGCGCGCCCCGCGCCCTCGTCGCGCTCCTCGACCGCGCGCTCGCCTTCGATCGGAAGGACCGCTTCCAGACCGCGCGCGAGATGCAAGCCGCGGTGCGCGAGGTCTACCACGAGCTCACCGGCAGCCTCACCTCCACGGCGCCCCACGAGGCCCGGAGCGTGCCTTCGACCGACGAGGACGAGACGACGCAGACCGGCAGCGACGACGAGCCCACGGCGGTCCTCTCGCGGATGCCGCACCTCGCGCTTGGGCGACGTCTCCCTTCGACGACCGCGCTGAGCCCCAAGCTCGTCTCGCCGGACAGCGAGCCGACGATCGTCGGCGCGCCGCCCTCGATGACGCTGAAGCGCAGCGTGAGCGGGCTCGTCGGGCCCGAGTCGCGTGGGCAGCGGTTGGCGTCGATCTTCGACTCGGCCGATTTCGGGGATCAAGCCGCGATCTCGGAGGAGATCGCCAAGGCGACGGCCGAGCTCAATGCCTCGGCGGCGGCCGCGGCGGCGCAGAAAAAGAAGACGGAGGAGGCGGCCGCGGGTCCCGAGCCCGAGGAGGCCACGATCCGCAACGTGAAGCAAGAGCCGGGCAAGCCCGCCGATCTGAACCAGGCGCGGGCCGCGGATCCTTCCCGGACGTGGATCTACGTGGTCCTGGTGGTTCTCCTCGTGGGCGCCCTCGTGGGGTTTGCCCTGCTCCGCGTGAAGCCGCGGCGGGCCGCGGCGCCCTCCGGGCTGGGGGCGGCGATACGCGCGGAAGCTTGCTATGCTGGGGCGTGGCTTGGCTCGTCGCCCTGGGGCTCGTCGCGTTCGTCGTGGTCGTGA
- a CDS encoding DUF4846 domain-containing protein, with amino-acid sequence MRWTLALLGSLSACTALGSPGTEPRRDAEDPAVRPEPARALPAASAKGSGPASVSPATPPAPDAFARYPWLEGGAVGMPAPVDTLEKRFPPPPGFSRVSLAPDGFGAFLRTLPLAAKGTPVKSYRGDAIRADGHPNVAAVVAIDVGKADLQQCADAILRLHAEWRWSRGQRDHAYRTASGTTLEFQRYASGQRIRASGNRLELVPSAKRAEATHALFRTWLDDVFGWTNTGALARDGERVALDTFRPGDFFVLTGVPFGHTVLVLDMAKDAAGRRAVLLGQSFVPAQNVHVIRPEPASAWFVLDEAAGALTTPFWDPFPFDSLRRLPE; translated from the coding sequence ATGCGGTGGACCCTCGCGCTTCTCGGCTCGCTTTCGGCATGCACGGCGCTCGGGTCGCCGGGCACGGAGCCTCGGCGCGACGCGGAAGACCCCGCCGTGCGCCCCGAGCCCGCCCGCGCGCTTCCTGCCGCGAGCGCCAAAGGCAGCGGACCGGCGAGCGTGTCCCCCGCGACCCCGCCGGCGCCGGATGCTTTCGCGCGGTACCCGTGGCTCGAAGGGGGAGCCGTGGGCATGCCGGCGCCGGTCGACACGCTCGAAAAGCGGTTTCCACCCCCGCCCGGCTTTTCACGCGTGTCCCTCGCCCCGGACGGCTTCGGCGCGTTCCTGCGCACCTTGCCGCTCGCCGCGAAGGGCACGCCGGTCAAGTCTTACCGCGGCGACGCGATCCGCGCCGACGGGCACCCGAACGTCGCCGCCGTCGTGGCCATCGACGTCGGCAAGGCGGATCTGCAGCAATGCGCCGACGCGATCCTCCGGCTGCACGCGGAGTGGCGCTGGTCGCGTGGGCAGCGCGACCACGCCTACCGGACGGCGAGTGGCACGACGCTCGAATTCCAGCGTTATGCCTCGGGTCAGCGGATCCGCGCCTCTGGCAATCGGCTCGAGCTCGTCCCATCGGCGAAGCGCGCCGAGGCGACCCACGCGCTCTTCCGGACCTGGCTCGACGACGTGTTTGGCTGGACCAACACGGGCGCCCTCGCGCGGGACGGCGAGCGCGTGGCCCTCGACACGTTTCGCCCCGGGGACTTTTTCGTGCTGACCGGCGTGCCGTTCGGCCACACGGTCCTGGTCCTCGACATGGCAAAGGATGCGGCCGGGCGCCGCGCGGTCCTGCTCGGCCAGAGCTTCGTCCCCGCGCAGAACGTCCACGTGATCCGCCCCGAGCCCGCGAGCGCGTGGTTCGTCCTCGACGAGGCCGCGGGCGCGCTCACGACCCCGTTTTGGGACCCATTCCCGTTCGATTCGCTCCGCCGTTTGCCCGAGTAA